One genomic region from Ovis canadensis isolate MfBH-ARS-UI-01 breed Bighorn chromosome 24, ARS-UI_OviCan_v2, whole genome shotgun sequence encodes:
- the RMI2 gene encoding recQ-mediated genome instability protein 2, translating to MAAPTDSLSVSGPTAVRLPRSPPLKVLAEQLRRDAEGGPGSWRLSRAAAGREPLELTAVWMQGTVVEAGGGEARLRDPSGSFSVRGLERVPRGRPCLVPGKYVMVMGVVQACSPEPCLQAVKMTDLSDNPLHESLWELEVEDLHRHIYFLDDVGTGDKKNN from the exons ATGGCGGCGCCCACGGACTCGTTGTCCGTCAGCGGCCCCACGGCCGTGAGGCTGCCTCGGTCGCCGCCGCTCAAGGTGCTGGCGGAGCAGCTGCGGCGCGACGCGGAGGGCGGCCCGGGCTCGTGGCGGTTGTCGCGGGCGGCGGCGGGCCGCGAGCCGCTGGAGCTGACGGCCGTGTGGATGCAAGGCACTGTGGTGGAGGCCGGCGGCGGCGAGGCGCGGCTGCGGGACCCAAGCGGGTCCTTCTCGGTTCGCGGCCTGGAGCGGGTGCCGCGCGGGCGGCCCTGCCTCGTCCCAG GAAAGTATGTGATGGTGATGGGAGTGGTTCAGGCCTGCAGCCCCGAGCCCTGCCTGCAGGCTGTGAAGATGACAGATCTTTCAGATAATCCCCTCCACGAAAGCTTGTGGGAGCTGGAAGTGGAAGATTTACACAGGCATATATATTTCTTAGATGATGTTGGAACCGGCgataaaaaaaacaactga